In Parasegetibacter sp. NRK P23, the genomic stretch CAATAATCCCGGTGAATCGTAGCCTGGTTCTCCAGAGCCCTGCATTACAGTAAGACCGGGCAGCCTGCCGAAAAGCGTATTGCTCACGTTAGGCGCGTTGGTTTTACGCAGCACTTCTCCTGAAACGGTGGATACAGCGCCTGTAAGACGTCCGAAAGACTGAAAGCCATAAGCCACAGGAACCTGCTTATCTGTTTTGCCTGCGGGCAGAGAATCAGCCGTGGTAGCCGTGGCATCTTGTGCGGATACTCCACCCGTTATTGCGAGCAGAAGCGCCATTGCTGCGAATTTGGATGAATACCTGTTCTTTTTATCGCGAAAATTCATAATAGCAAATGTTACTTTGGTTGAAAATATTACCATCCGGGGTTCTGGGTCAGGTACCTTTTATCGATCTCACCCTGTGGGAAGGGATAGAGGTACATTTTGTCGTCCCAAACCCGGGTTTCGAACGCTTCTTTGCGGTAGAGGAGGGAATTATCGGCCTGTTCGTAAAGGTTCAGTCCCATCATCTGTCCCTTCATCACCCCATCCTGTCCGGCAATCTGCCAGCGGCGCACATCAAAGAAGCGGTGTTCTTCAAAAGCCAGTTCCACAGCCCGTTCTCTCCTGATGGCCTGGCGAAGTTCATCCTGCGTATCATAACGGGGATCAGCAGCCGTAATTTCAGGAACCCCGGCCCTTTTCCTCACTTCATTGAGCGCGGTATAACACAAGGGATCGTTGGGACTGTATTCATTCAAAGCTTCGGCATAGTTGAGATAGGATTCAGCGAGCCTGAAAACGATCCAGTTGAGTTGGCCGCCGCCCCAGTTCATCCTGGTGAGGAACTTCTTCATGTACCCCACACCATTCACCGGCGCGTTGTCAGACCATGTATTGTCTTTTTTCCGGAAGAAAGTGCGCACGCCTATTTCATCGTTCCATTTGGCGCCTGCGTAATAAACCGAAGCCTGGAACCGGGGTTCCATCTGCTGCATTTTCTGCAGAAACTCCGCACCGGTACCCTGGTCGGGCCATTGCTGGTCGGTGCCATCCGTTTTCTGGTATTTCACCGCGTGCTGGAACGTTACCCCATGACCATACCAGCCGCCATATATGCCTCTTGGCATGGCGAACTGCTGGAACATCGGGCTCCAGGCCCCCCACCAGCCGTGCGCCTGGTTGGAAAGAATATTTTCAGCAGTATTCAGGTCGGTTACAGCGGATTCATAGTTCTGCGCCGGTGTGGCGAACTGAGTCACCAACCGCACATTATTTTGTTGCGCCCAATCCAGTACGGCCTTGCTGGCATCTGCCGCAAGCTTCCAGCGTTCAGCATTGAAACTGGGATAGCCCGTCAACGCCCTATTTTCCGTTTTGTAAGGTGTTTGTGTATTGTGCAATGGACTTGCCGCGTACAGCAATACTCTCGCCTTCAGCGCCAGGGCCGCGCCCTTCGTAATTCTTCCATTAAATTCCGTGGAGTAATTATTGGGGAGTACCGCAGCCGCATCGTCACATTCCTTCACCACGAAATTCACGCATTCCTCATACGTATTCCTTGGAAGATTGATTTCATCTGAAGCGGAAAGCGGCTTATCCACAATGGGAACTGCGCCATACCTTTTCATCAGTTCATGGTATTGCAATGCACGCAACACTTTTGCTTCTGCGGCCATCTGGCTTTTTTCCGTGTCGCCCATATCGCTTACCCGGCCAATGTTGCCGATGAAAATACTGGCGTTCCTTATACCCTTAAAATGTGCGCCGAAATCGTCTTCGCCATTCGAGTTTGGTCCCCAGGAACCTTCATTGTGCGCTTGCGCGGAAGGCCATGCATCATAGAGGTCGCCCTCATCTGAAGCGGCCATCAGCATACAGGCATACATGCCGTTGTGAGAGCCCCAGTCGAAAGGAAACCCTTGCGGCACGCATTTGTTGTACGTATCCCAAAGGAAGGTCTGCGCCTTTATTTTGGTGGAGAAAATAGTATCGATCGTTACGTCGTTGCTTTGTGGCTTTTCCAGGAAATCCTTGTTGCAGGAAGTGGCGGCAATCACCACTACCAGGAGGGCCACGATGCCTTTAGGCAGGGATATTTTTTTGTTCATGATGTCTTTTTTGTGGTTAGAACTGGATGTTCACGCCTGCGTTAAATACTCTCATCTGCGGATAGAACTGTCCGCGGCCCGGAGGCGCTTCAGGATCATAGTTCTCAATCTTGCTCCAGGTAAGCAGGTTGTTACCGTTCATGTACACTCGCAGATGCCTGGCGCCCATCTTTTCGATGAACCCGCCGCGGAAGCGGTACGCGATCTCCATGTTCTTCAAACGCAGGTAGCTTCCATCGATCAACCAGAAATCGGAAGGGCGGTAATTGTGTTTTCCAACCGTAGGCGACAATTCCAGGCGGGGGTAAGTAATGGGGTCTCCCGCCGCGTAACGTTCAGGCGTCCAGCGCTCCAGGTGACGCTCCTGCGCGCTTCTCCAGTCGGTATCAAACGCCCATGCCGCCATTTCAGACAGGTAGGTGGATACTTTGGTAGCACCCTGAAAAAGCATGGAGAAATCAAACCCTTTCCAATCGAATCCAAAAGAAACGCCATACACTACCTGCGGAAAAGTAGCGAAGCCGATGGGTACTTCATCCTGATCGGTTATTCGTCCATCTCCGTTCACATCTTTGTAACGGATATCACCGAGCTGAAGATTGGGTTGCCATTGAGAAGGAATGGCATTGTCCAGATCGCGTTGTGTATTGTAGAATCCTTCACTTACCAGACCGAAGTATTGTCCTACCTGGCGACCAGTTCTTCTGAGCCCATCGAAAGCGCGTTCAGGTTCATCCATAAACAATATCTTGTTCCTGGCGAAAGTGTAATTCGACCTGATCCAGTAATTCACCTCATTTGCTTTTCCTGCCCAGGACAATTCAATTTCGTAGCCTTTGTTCTCTACCGCGCCCATGTTCACGGCAGGCAATGTAGCCTGTACCAGCGCGGGAACTGTACCTCTTGTAATCAGAATATTATTCCTTCTTTCCCGGAACACATCCGCCACCAATTGCAGCCTGTCATCAAAGAATTTCGCTTCAATACCAATATTGGTTTTCTTCGCTACTTCCCAGGTAACATCGGGGTTTCCTATTCTTCCTTCCTGTGAACCACCGTACCACTGGTAGTTGGAACCCAGTTGTCCGAAATTGTATCCACCGCCGTAGAGGTAAACGGAAGGCAGGTACAGGAACCTGGAACCACCGATCTTGTCGTTACCCACTTCACCGTAGGAACCACGGATTTTCAGGAAAGAAACGGCGCCCGCTCCTTTCATAAAGTTTTCATCCGACACCACCCATCCAAGTGAGAAAGAGGGGAAGAAGCCGAACCGCTTATCTTCCGGAAAGTTCTCAGAGCCGTTGTAGCCCATATTGAATTCCGAAAGGTATTTGTTTCTGTAGTTGTAAGTAATCCGGCCCACCGCACCAAGGTAACCACGGGGCACATTGTATTCAAGTCCGGGCTGGTGGTACTTCTCCAGGTTGTAAAGGGCCAAACCGGTAAAGTTGTGGTCACCAAAAGAGCGGGCGTAGTCCAATGCAAACTCACCATATATCTTGCGGTTCCTGCCATAACTTTCACTGAAACCGAAAGGCGCTTCGTTGCCTTCCCTTACGAAGATGGGCTTCAGCGGATCCGTAGGATCTTTGATGATCCGGTACTGAATAGCCGCTTTGGATCTGCGTACAGAATGGCTGTAATAATGATCGTAAGCCACGAGTGCACGCGCTTTCAGCCCTTTTGTAACGAAGTCCAGTTTATGCGTAAGATTGAGGGAAGAATTGAGGTTGCTGTTGAAATTGTTCTGATAACCGTTGGTGGCGATGAAACCCAGGGGGTTGCCGGAACTGCTCGTAAGCCCTTCCACACCGCTGATCAGTTTACCATCTACCACGCCCGGGTTCATCAACGGGTTGGAGTTCATGATGCGGAAGAAGATCTCTCCTGCACCCTGTCCCGGATAGTTGGCATCGGCCACCTGTCCGCCCAGTTTAATGGAGCCGGAAAAATTTGAATTGAAGTTGAAATCAAAATTCGACCGCAGGTTGTAACGCTTATATTTTGGATTAGCCGAATATTCTTTTTGCAGATCACCTACATTGTACACTCCGTTCTGCTCGAAATAGCCAAGTGAAACGAAGTAGCGGGTATCTTTTGTACCCCCACCGATGTTGAGGTTGTGCTGTTGCTGCAGACTGGTAGGCTTCAGCACCTTATCGAACCAATCCACATCGGGATGGAAATAAGGATCGGTGCCGTTTTGGAAATGATCGAGATCGGCCTGGGAGAAATACGGGGTTTGTCCCATATTGCGTTGCGCTTCGTTGCGCAATGTCGCATACTCGAAACTGTTGAGCAGG encodes the following:
- a CDS encoding RagB/SusD family nutrient uptake outer membrane protein: MNKKISLPKGIVALLVVVIAATSCNKDFLEKPQSNDVTIDTIFSTKIKAQTFLWDTYNKCVPQGFPFDWGSHNGMYACMLMAASDEGDLYDAWPSAQAHNEGSWGPNSNGEDDFGAHFKGIRNASIFIGNIGRVSDMGDTEKSQMAAEAKVLRALQYHELMKRYGAVPIVDKPLSASDEINLPRNTYEECVNFVVKECDDAAAVLPNNYSTEFNGRITKGAALALKARVLLYAASPLHNTQTPYKTENRALTGYPSFNAERWKLAADASKAVLDWAQQNNVRLVTQFATPAQNYESAVTDLNTAENILSNQAHGWWGAWSPMFQQFAMPRGIYGGWYGHGVTFQHAVKYQKTDGTDQQWPDQGTGAEFLQKMQQMEPRFQASVYYAGAKWNDEIGVRTFFRKKDNTWSDNAPVNGVGYMKKFLTRMNWGGGQLNWIVFRLAESYLNYAEALNEYSPNDPLCYTALNEVRKRAGVPEITAADPRYDTQDELRQAIRRERAVELAFEEHRFFDVRRWQIAGQDGVMKGQMMGLNLYEQADNSLLYRKEAFETRVWDDKMYLYPFPQGEIDKRYLTQNPGW
- a CDS encoding TonB-dependent receptor produces the protein MKKDDCCLRPGERRKRSKRTIAARILMLFTLLLSLESFAFYGFAQEKVSLNLSNTALKMVFREIEKQTSYRFVYNDDNIPVNRKVTIKVNELPLDNVLSRLLDNLGLSWKVQSNNLIVVAENIAATKNEAATVTGQVIGVDGKAVSFVSIQEDESASGTLADEDGKFTLRVSSLNATLVISNVGYITQRVPLNGKSNITVVLVQDNKELEQVVVVGYGTQKKATLTGAISTIDNKALIQSPVANISNSLVGRLPGLVAIQQSGEPGFDQSRIKIRGIGTLNDGSGSDPLILIDGVVRDGFNTLDPNEIESVSILKDASSTAVFGVRGANGVIMITTKTGKSGKPNISYSSNVGFQTPTQLPRLLNSFEYATLRNEAQRNMGQTPYFSQADLDHFQNGTDPYFHPDVDWFDKVLKPTSLQQQHNLNIGGGTKDTRYFVSLGYFEQNGVYNVGDLQKEYSANPKYKRYNLRSNFDFNFNSNFSGSIKLGGQVADANYPGQGAGEIFFRIMNSNPLMNPGVVDGKLISGVEGLTSSSGNPLGFIATNGYQNNFNSNLNSSLNLTHKLDFVTKGLKARALVAYDHYYSHSVRRSKAAIQYRIIKDPTDPLKPIFVREGNEAPFGFSESYGRNRKIYGEFALDYARSFGDHNFTGLALYNLEKYHQPGLEYNVPRGYLGAVGRITYNYRNKYLSEFNMGYNGSENFPEDKRFGFFPSFSLGWVVSDENFMKGAGAVSFLKIRGSYGEVGNDKIGGSRFLYLPSVYLYGGGYNFGQLGSNYQWYGGSQEGRIGNPDVTWEVAKKTNIGIEAKFFDDRLQLVADVFRERRNNILITRGTVPALVQATLPAVNMGAVENKGYEIELSWAGKANEVNYWIRSNYTFARNKILFMDEPERAFDGLRRTGRQVGQYFGLVSEGFYNTQRDLDNAIPSQWQPNLQLGDIRYKDVNGDGRITDQDEVPIGFATFPQVVYGVSFGFDWKGFDFSMLFQGATKVSTYLSEMAAWAFDTDWRSAQERHLERWTPERYAAGDPITYPRLELSPTVGKHNYRPSDFWLIDGSYLRLKNMEIAYRFRGGFIEKMGARHLRVYMNGNNLLTWSKIENYDPEAPPGRGQFYPQMRVFNAGVNIQF